Proteins found in one Pyrus communis chromosome 15, drPyrComm1.1, whole genome shotgun sequence genomic segment:
- the LOC137717846 gene encoding LOW QUALITY PROTEIN: dynamin-like protein ARC5 (The sequence of the model RefSeq protein was modified relative to this genomic sequence to represent the inferred CDS: inserted 2 bases in 1 codon), which produces MSREEEEQCRLYEAYNELHGLAQAFDTPFDAPAVLVVGHQTDGKSALVEALMGFQFNHVGGGTKTRRPITLHMKYDPHAHSPVCRLLLPSDSSSDYEKPLSLQEIQDYIEAENMRLEKEPCLFSSKEIIIRVEYKNCPNLTIIDTPGLIAPAPGPKNRALQGQARAVEALVRAKMQHKEFIILCLEDCSDWSNATTRRVVMQIDPELSRTVIVSTKLDTKIPQFSRASDVEVFLSPPTCMLDGCILGDSPFFTSVPSGRVGVGQDSVYRSNDEFKKAISLREMEDVAGLEERMGRSLSMQERSRIGVSKLRSFLEELLQKRYMDNVPLIIPLLEKEFRSATRKMNEINQELSTLDELKLKEKGRIFHDLFLTKLSLLLKGTVVAPPDKFGETLQDERTNGGAFVSSDGLQFPHKLIPNAGMRLYGGAQYHRAMAEFRFVVGGIKCPPITREEIVNACGVEDLHDGTNYSRTACVIAVAKARDTFEPFLHQLGCRLLHILKRLLPISVYLLQKDGEYLSGHEVFLRRVASAFNDFAESTERACREKCMEDLVSTTRYVTWSLHNKNRAGLRQFLDSFTGTEHATTGGSGASAGLSQDSSFGSVTSDKDTKSRGDVKLSHVASGTDLTSSIHSTETRLADLLDSTLWNRRLAPSSERIVYALVQQIFHGIKEYFLASAELKFNCFLLMPVVDKLPALLREDLKSAFEDDLDNIFDITNLRRSLGQRRRDAEIEIKRIKRLNDKFRSLHKQLSSNQVITAXFPDYH; this is translated from the exons ATGtcgagggaggaggaggagcagtGCCGTCTGTACGAAGCCTACAACGAACTCCACGGCCTTGCGCAGGCCTTCGACACTCCATTCGACGCGCCAGCGGTGCTTGTGGTGGGCCACCAGACCGACGGCAAGAGCGCCTTGGTGGAAGCACTCATGGGGTTCCAGTTTAACCACGTCGGCGGCGGCACCAAGACCCGCCGCCCCATCACCCTTCACATGAAGTACGATCCCCACGCCCACTCCCCCGTCTGCCGCCTCCTCCTCCCCTCGGATTCCAGTTCCGATTACGAAAAGCCTCTCTCGCTCCAAGAAATTCAAGACTACATTGAAGCTGAGAACATGAGGTTGGAGAAGGAGCCTTGTCTTTTCTCCTCCAAGGAGATCATAATTCGAGTGGAGTACAAGAATTGCCCAAATCTTACCATTATCGACACTCCTGGACTAATCGCTCCTGCTCCTGGTCCAAAGAATCGAGCTTTACAG GGCCAAGCTCGTGCTGTCGAAGCACTTGTACGAGCGAAAATGCAGCATAAAGAGTTTATAATTTTGTGTCTTGAAGATTGCAGTGACTGGAGTAATGCAACTACAAGAAGGGTTGTAATGCAG ATTGATCCCGAGCTCTCAAGGACTGTGATTGTCTCAACAAAACTTGATACCAAAATACCCCAGTTTTCTCGTGCCTCGGATGTGGAAGTATTTCTCTCACCTCCCACTTGTATGCTCGATGGGTGTATCTTGGGAGACTCTCCCTTTTTCACTTCTGTGCCCTCTGGAAGAGTTGGTGTTGGCCAAGATTCGGTTTACAGATCTAATGACGAGTTCAAAAAG GCAATATCATTAAGAGAGATGGAAGATGTTGCAGGCTTGGAGGAGAGAATGGGCCGGTCACTGTCAATGCAAGAAAGAAGTCGAATAGGTGTAAGCAAACTTAGatcatttttggaagaattgTTACAGAAAAG GTATATGGATAATGTGCCACTAATCATTCCACTTCTTGAGAAGGAGTTCCGCAGTGCAACAAgaaagatgaatgaaataaatcaaGAACTCAG cACTTTGGATGAACTGAAACTAAAGGAGAAAGGAAGAATATTTCATGATCTGTTCTTGACAAAG TTATCATTGCTACTAAAAGGAACTGTTGTTGCACCTCCAGATAAATTTG GTGAAACGCTACAAGACGAGAGGACTAATGGAGGGGCATTTGTTAGCAGTGATGGCCTTCAGTTCCCTCACAAGCTTATACCG AATGCAGGAATGCGTCTATATGGGGGTGCACAATACCATCGTGCCATGGCTGAGTTCCGTTTTGTAGTTGGAGGTATAAAATGCCCTCCAATTACGAGGGAAGAAAttgtaaatgcatgtggagtggaaGATTTACATGATGGAACAAACTACTCAAG GACAGCTTGTGTAATAGCTGTTGCAAAGGCACGTGATACGTTTGAGCCTTTCCTTCATCAG TTAGGTTGTAGGCTCTTGCACATTCTGAAGAGATTACTTCCTATATCAGTCTATCTTCTTCAG AAAGATGGTGAGTATTTAAGTGGCCATGAGGTGTTTCTGAGGCGTGTTGCTTCTGCTTTCAATGACTTTGCAGAATCTACCGAAAGGGCTTGTCGTGAAAA ATGCATGGAGGATTTAGTAAGCACCACCCGTTACGTGACCTGGTCTCTTCACAACAAG AATCGAGCTGGGTTACGTCAATTTTTAGACTCTTTCACTGGAACAGAACATGCCACGACAGGTGGTAGTGGTGCATCTGCTGGTCTTTCTCAAGATTCATCCTTTGGGTCAGTCACCAGTGACAAGGATACAAAGTCACGGGGAGATGTGAAGCTCAGTCATGTGGCATCTGGCACGGATTTGACATCTTCTATTCATTCAACAGAAACAAGGCTGGCTGATCTTTTAGATAGTACACTTTGGAATAGGAGGCTTGCTCCTTCATCTGAAAGGATCGTTTATGCTTTGGTGCAGCAGATATTTCATGGCATAAAGGAATATTTCTTAGCCTCTGCAGAGTTGAAG TTCAACTGCTTTCTTCTGATGCCTGTTGTAGATAAGTTGCCTGCACTGCTTAGAGAAGACTTAAAATCTGCTTTTGAGGATGACTTGGATAATATTTTTGATATCACCAATCTGAGACGCTCATTAGGCCAGCGAAGGCGAGATGCAGAAATTGAGATTAAAAGG ATCAAGAGGCTCAATGATAAGTTCAGATCACTACATAAGCAGCTTAGTTCGAATCAAGTGATTACTGC TTTTCCTGACTACCATTGA
- the LOC137716763 gene encoding NAC domain-containing protein 104-like, with amino-acid sequence MGDNQFKLPPGFRFDPTDEELVVHFLQRKATLLPFHPDVIPDLHLYPYDPWELNGKALSEGKQWYFYSRRAQNRVTSNGYWKTLGIEEPIFSSSSSNSTSKVGMKRYLTFYVGEAPNSGIKTNWIMHEYRLSSSASDCASSSTTTTTPRSSKRRGQPKTEYSGYVLCRVFERDEEEDDDDDGTELSCLDEVFLSLDDLDEISLPN; translated from the exons ATGGGAGATAACCAGTTTAAGCTCCCTCCTGGTTTTCGATTTGACCCGACGGACGAAGAACTTGTAGTCCATTTCCTTCAACGTAAGGCAACTCTCTTACCTTTCCATCCCGATGTCATTCCCGATCTCCATCTCTACCCATATGATCCGTGGGAACTAAATG GTAAGGCTTTGAGCGAGGGCAAGCAGTGGTATTTCTACAGCAGGAGGGCACAGAATCGGGTCACGAGTAATGGGTACTGGAAAACATTAGGCATTGAAGAACCTATCTTTTCAAGCTCATCTTCTAATTCTACTAGCAAAGTTGGGATGAAAAGATATTTGACGTTTTATGTTGGAGAAGCTCCAAATTCAGGCATCAAAACTAATTGGATAATGCATGAGTATCGTCTATCTTCGTCAGCCTCAGATTGTGCTTCttcttccaccaccaccaccacccccagATCTTCCAAAAGAAGAGGGCAACCCAAAACA gaATACAGTGGATATGTTCTATGTCGAGTCTTCGAGCGTGATGAAgaggaggatgatgatgatgatgggaCAGAGCTTTCATGCTTGGACGAAGTGTTCTTATCTTTGGACGATCTTGATGAAATAAGTTTGCCAAATTAA